Proteins encoded by one window of Arachis hypogaea cultivar Tifrunner chromosome 1, arahy.Tifrunner.gnm2.J5K5, whole genome shotgun sequence:
- the LOC112767433 gene encoding protein FAR1-RELATED SEQUENCE 5-like — translation MYDIAYDVSEHSNSTDVNNPSLSEDDTPLVEQVLSKDTWLLEVFLFVEWSMFILFRDMSSVINSRRKNLKTLFKRKDDAMTINNELSDHTGIPIEKIPYVGLRFDSLQWAQEFYSNYVKKVWFVTRIRNTNFDKTMKELKVPINQSIHCSREDYRESRVKAATRVKRITTAGCKTRMCVMLDKQNDNWMVSKLELKHTHTCFAKQVVHYSEYRELTMHAKIVIQNNDEASIRPNKTYLALANEVGGSSKLGYLETDVRNNIMRNLRCAYINADVKEMIIYFMRMRDINSNFFYAVDVDETNKFKSALWVDAICRASYEYFRDVVSFDTTYSRNKYGLPFASFVGVNHHGKSTLIGSALLENEKIRSFEYVFKQWLKCMGTPPQAIITDQCKSMFGTIRNVFLDTRH, via the exons GTATTATCAAAAGATACATGGTTATTGGAAGTGTTTTTATTTGTCGAATGGTCGATGTTTATCTTGTTTCGTGATATGTCCTCGGTTATCAATTCTaggagaaagaatctgaagacgTTATTCAAAAGAAAGGATGATGCTATGACAATTAATAATGAG TTGTCGGATCACACTGGAATTCCAATAGAGAAAATCCCATACGTAGGATTGAGATTTGATTCATTACAGTGGGCACAAGAGTTCTATTCTAATTATGTAAAAAAAGTTTGGTTTGTGACTAGGATTAGGAATACCAACTTTGACAAGACCATGAAGGAATTAAAGGTACCTATTAACCAATCGATACATTGCAGTCGTGAAGATTATCGGGAGTCTCGAGTGAAGGCAGCAACGCGGGTAAAGAGAATAACAACAGCCGGATGCAAAACAAGGATGTGTGTGATGCTTGATAAGCAGAACGATAATTGGATGGTGTCCAAATTAGAATTGAAGCACACTCACACGTGTTTTGCCAAGCAAGTTGTGCATTACAGTGAGTACAGGGAACTGACCATGCATGCCAAGATTGTGATTCAGAACAACGATGAGGCTAGCATACGGCCCAACAAGACTTATCTCGCACTGGCGAACGAGGTTGGTGGGTCATCAAAGTTGGGTTACTTAGAAACGGATGTGAGGAACAACATAATGAGGAATCTGCGATGTGCTTACATAAATGCAGATGTGAAGGAAATGATTATCTATTTCATGCGAATGAGAGATATAAACTCGAATTTCTTTTATGCAGTTGATGTGGACGAAACTAACAAGTTTAAGAGTGCGCTATGGGTAGATGCAATATGCAGGGCGTCCTATGAATATTTTAGAGATGTGGTATCGTTTGATACAACGTACAGTAGAAACAA GTATGGACTTCCGTTTGCATCTTTCGTTGGTGTTAACCATCACGGAAAGTCCACTCTAATTGGATCTGCTTTGTTGGAAAATGAGAAAATTCGTAGCTTTGAGTATGTCTTTAAACAATGGTTGAAGTGCATGGGAACTCCCCCACAAGCCATCATTACGGACCAGTGCAAATCCATGTTTGGCACTATTAGGAATGTCTTCCTAGATACTAGACACTGA